In a genomic window of Anoxybacter fermentans:
- the groL gene encoding chaperonin GroEL (60 kDa chaperone family; promotes refolding of misfolded polypeptides especially under stressful conditions; forms two stacked rings of heptamers to form a barrel-shaped 14mer; ends can be capped by GroES; misfolded proteins enter the barrel where they are refolded when GroES binds), with the protein MAKELKFGEDARRALERGVDALANAVKVTLGPKGRNVVLEKSFGSPTITNDGVTIAREIELKDPFENMGAQAVKEVATKTNDVAGDGTTTATVLAQAIFKEGLKNVAAGANPMILKRGIEKAVNKVVEKIKEISVPVEDRDAIAQVAAISAADEEIGQLIADAMEKVGKDGVISVEESKTMGTSLEVVEGMQFDRGYLSPYMVTDTETMTAELEDPYILLTDKKISNIQEILPLLEKVVQQGKPLLVIAEDVEGEALATLVVNKIRGTFNCVAVKAPGFGDRRKAMLEDIAILTGGQVISEEKGMKLENVTLADLGTCRKVTVTKDDTTIVDGAGSEKAIKDRINQIKKQIETTTSEFDKEKLQERLAKLAGGVAVIQVGAATETELKEKKHRIEDALSATRAAVEEGLVAGGGTALLNCISALDDLKLEGDEATGVDIIRKALETPVRLIADNAGYEGSVIVEKVKSMEPGVGFNAYTGEFVNMIEAGIVDPAKVTRSALQNAASAAAMLLTTECLIAEKKEEKDSGNPGMGGMPGMM; encoded by the coding sequence ATGGCTAAAGAGCTAAAGTTTGGTGAAGACGCTCGTCGTGCATTAGAACGTGGTGTTGACGCTCTCGCTAATGCGGTTAAGGTGACATTAGGTCCTAAAGGTCGTAACGTAGTTTTAGAAAAGAGTTTTGGTTCTCCAACTATTACTAATGATGGTGTAACTATTGCCCGTGAAATTGAATTAAAAGATCCATTTGAAAATATGGGTGCACAGGCTGTTAAAGAAGTTGCTACTAAGACCAATGATGTAGCCGGTGACGGTACTACTACTGCTACTGTTCTGGCTCAGGCAATCTTCAAAGAGGGTCTTAAAAATGTTGCTGCTGGCGCCAACCCAATGATTTTGAAGCGTGGAATTGAGAAAGCTGTAAATAAAGTTGTTGAAAAAATTAAAGAAATTAGTGTACCTGTTGAAGATAGAGACGCTATTGCTCAAGTTGCTGCTATTTCTGCTGCAGATGAAGAAATTGGTCAACTGATCGCTGATGCAATGGAAAAAGTGGGTAAAGACGGTGTTATCTCTGTTGAAGAATCCAAGACAATGGGAACTAGTCTTGAAGTAGTTGAAGGTATGCAATTCGATCGCGGTTACCTTTCCCCATATATGGTAACTGATACTGAGACTATGACTGCTGAATTAGAAGATCCATATATTCTGTTGACTGATAAGAAAATCTCTAACATTCAAGAGATTCTGCCTCTGTTAGAAAAAGTTGTTCAGCAGGGCAAGCCTCTCTTAGTTATTGCTGAAGATGTAGAAGGTGAAGCTCTGGCAACTCTGGTTGTGAACAAAATTCGGGGTACCTTCAACTGTGTAGCAGTTAAAGCTCCTGGTTTTGGTGACCGTCGTAAGGCTATGTTAGAAGATATTGCAATTCTGACTGGCGGTCAGGTTATTTCTGAAGAAAAAGGTATGAAACTTGAAAATGTTACACTGGCTGATCTGGGTACCTGCCGTAAGGTAACTGTAACCAAAGATGATACTACTATCGTTGACGGTGCAGGTAGTGAAAAAGCTATTAAAGATCGGATTAACCAGATCAAGAAGCAGATTGAAACTACTACCTCTGAATTTGATAAAGAAAAACTGCAAGAGCGTCTTGCTAAATTAGCTGGTGGTGTAGCTGTAATCCAGGTTGGTGCTGCTACTGAAACCGAACTGAAAGAGAAGAAACATCGTATTGAAGATGCTCTCTCCGCTACCCGTGCTGCAGTAGAAGAAGGTCTGGTAGCTGGTGGTGGTACTGCTCTGTTGAACTGTATCTCAGCATTAGATGATCTGAAACTAGAGGGTGACGAGGCTACCGGTGTAGATATTATCCGTAAGGCTCTCGAAACTCCAGTTCGTTTGATTGCTGATAACGCTGGTTATGAAGGTTCTGTTATCGTTGAGAAAGTTAAGAGCATGGAACCTGGTGTTGGTTTCAATGCTTATACCGGTGAATTTGTTAATATGATCGAAGCTGGTATCGTTGACCCAGCTAAAGTTACCCGTTCTGCTCTGCAAAATGCTGCAAGTGCTGCTGCTATGTTGCTCACTACTGAGTGCCTGATTGCTGAAAAGAAAGAAGAAAAAGATTCCGGAAATCCAGGTATGGGCGGCATGCCAGGCATGATGTAA
- a CDS encoding D-cysteine desulfhydrase family protein, with the protein MEKLERIPRIPLAITPTPIEAVPRFSKVLGGPEIYIKRDDNTGLAFGGNKARKLEYLMADAKVKGADVILTEGGLQSNHARMTAAAARKLGMKAVLVLKGKEIKEYQGNLLLDRILDAEIIVVDPDGSLTRREAMLKKAEELKARGMKPYVIPTGGSTGLGALGYVRCAKEIIEQSKVMGVEFDWVVHPIGSGGTQAGLIAGKKLFGGNFKVYGIAADNEDFEPEIKKIGEEIGKLLDLELTISPEEIFLNYDYFGPTYGVPSEAAIEAMKLLARTEGIIVGPVYTGKALAGLIDLIHKGKFKENEKILFVHTGGAPAIFGMDLIDRF; encoded by the coding sequence ATGGAAAAATTGGAACGGATTCCACGGATTCCTCTGGCTATTACTCCTACCCCAATAGAAGCTGTACCGCGTTTTTCTAAAGTATTGGGTGGTCCTGAGATTTATATCAAAAGGGATGATAATACCGGGCTTGCTTTTGGGGGAAATAAGGCCCGAAAATTGGAGTACTTGATGGCTGATGCAAAAGTGAAGGGAGCTGATGTGATACTTACGGAAGGTGGGTTACAGTCCAACCATGCGCGGATGACTGCCGCTGCAGCTCGTAAGTTAGGGATGAAAGCCGTATTGGTGCTAAAAGGTAAAGAGATAAAAGAATATCAGGGTAATCTTTTATTGGATCGGATTCTGGATGCGGAGATTATAGTGGTTGATCCGGATGGCTCGCTAACACGGCGTGAAGCTATGCTTAAAAAGGCAGAAGAGTTAAAAGCTCGGGGAATGAAACCATATGTTATTCCTACAGGTGGCTCTACAGGTTTAGGAGCTTTAGGTTATGTCCGCTGTGCAAAGGAGATCATTGAACAATCAAAGGTTATGGGTGTGGAGTTTGATTGGGTAGTTCATCCTATAGGTTCAGGTGGAACACAGGCAGGTCTTATTGCTGGAAAAAAACTCTTTGGTGGTAATTTTAAAGTATATGGAATTGCTGCAGATAACGAAGATTTTGAACCTGAAATTAAAAAAATCGGAGAAGAGATTGGTAAGCTTTTGGATCTGGAATTGACTATTTCTCCCGAAGAGATTTTCTTAAATTATGATTACTTTGGTCCTACTTACGGTGTCCCTAGTGAGGCAGCCATTGAAGCAATGAAACTTTTGGCACGGACAGAAGGAATTATAGTTGGCCCAGTCTATACCGGAAAAGCGTTGGCTGGATTGATTGATCTGATTCATAAAGGAAAGTTTAAAGAAAATGAAAAGATTCTTTTTGTCCATACCGGTGGTGCTCCTGCTATTTTTGGTATGGATTTGATTGATCGATTTTGA
- a CDS encoding ABC transporter ATP-binding protein produces the protein MGDVILRVENLYKTFQKKIKAVQGVTFEVEEGDVFGFLGPNGAGKTTTIRMILGLIRPDSGEVYIDNYSIRKERFAALKKVGALVEGPAFYGYLSARDNLKIFAEYSGDISISRIDEVLEIVGLTKRAKDKVNGYSLGMRQRLGIAQALLNNPRLLILDEPTNGLDPYGVQEVRNLIKRLSCDEKITIFISSHILSEIEQICNKVAIINQGKLIVSGKVSELLNPEQRIYEITGPDLSNLKGLLKRMKNVVLISEEPLRFKINTVKPEDLLTSLVSSGAKVRAFYPYKPSLEEFFFNVTGGEKGEVCKDRAV, from the coding sequence GTGGGAGATGTAATATTGAGAGTTGAAAATCTATACAAAACTTTTCAGAAGAAGATCAAAGCTGTTCAGGGTGTGACTTTTGAAGTGGAGGAAGGGGATGTTTTTGGTTTTTTAGGTCCAAATGGTGCAGGTAAGACAACAACTATTAGAATGATATTGGGTCTGATAAGACCTGATAGTGGAGAGGTTTATATCGATAATTATTCTATCAGAAAAGAGCGGTTTGCAGCATTAAAGAAAGTTGGAGCATTGGTGGAAGGACCAGCGTTCTATGGATATCTTTCTGCCCGTGATAATTTAAAAATTTTTGCAGAGTATTCAGGAGATATTTCGATATCAAGGATTGATGAGGTTTTAGAAATTGTAGGTCTGACCAAACGTGCAAAGGATAAGGTAAACGGTTATTCATTAGGTATGCGGCAGCGTCTTGGAATTGCTCAAGCATTGTTGAACAATCCGAGACTTTTAATTTTAGATGAGCCGACCAATGGATTAGATCCCTATGGAGTACAGGAGGTCCGGAATCTTATAAAAAGATTAAGTTGTGATGAGAAAATTACCATATTTATTTCAAGTCATATATTATCTGAAATTGAGCAGATTTGTAATAAAGTGGCTATTATCAATCAGGGGAAATTAATTGTATCAGGTAAAGTAAGTGAGCTATTAAATCCAGAGCAGAGAATTTATGAGATTACCGGTCCAGATTTGAGTAACTTAAAGGGATTACTTAAGCGTATGAAGAATGTGGTTTTGATAAGCGAAGAGCCGTTACGGTTTAAGATCAATACAGTTAAACCAGAAGATCTTTTAACATCATTGGTTAGTAGCGGTGCGAAAGTGCGGGCATTTTATCCGTATAAACCCAGTTTAGAGGAATTTTTCTTTAATGTAACCGGGGGTGAAAAAGGTGAAGTATGTAAGGACAGAGCTGTTTAA